GGGGCCCACGACTGTTAGAAGCTCCGTATGTATTGTCCTGCCGTCTCCTATAGTGTGATAAGCCACAAGAAGGGGTGACCCTCCTGCAGCAGGGCCTTCACATGTTGTAAGCTACGTATATGGGGTCCAGCTGGTCGGCCAGGAATCCATCTCTGAGGTGCATGCGTTGCTTCTCCCCTCTAGAGTTGATGGGGATGACGCCGGGgtcaaccaccaccaccacccctacGATGAGGTAGTGCTCCTCCAGGACAACGTTGGTGACCAGGGCCACCAGGTCCAGAGCCTCCTGCTCAGATCCCTCCAGCTCCACAACCACCACAAGGAGGTTGGTCCAAGTGAACACCGCACTggacagaggaggtggtggaaggAAAGACAAATCACAAGAAGAAACGGAAGGAAATGTTACACATAGTCAGAGGACATAATAAGTCAGAGGACATAAAGGTGATAGTAGTGATGTATAACTGATGTAAATTTCTTACCATTCAGCTATGCTCTTATGAGAACGGATAACAGAAGTCTCAATGTCAATTGGGTGATACCTCATTCCCCTCAGCTCCAGAGTCTCATCAAGAGAGCCCACTACATAGAGGGCGTCATGGCGCTCTGaagcatatacacacacagtcacagacttGTCAGTATAAATCTAATGAGTTAAAGTAATCACGATTTGAAGTgatgtcagagagaaaatgaagaggtAGAAAATATCTCAAAATCAAAGTGTGCTATAAGTCATGCagtgactatatatatatatatatatagtatagcGAGCACTGATGGTTCTCACCTCCACTGGCATCAGTCAGCTCAGTGCGCCGCAGGAAGCCCAGGTATCCCGTCCTCGCCCAGACAGTCTGAGTGTCGCCAAAGCTGAGCTTGGTGTTGAAGTGGTCTGCATGCAGTGCCTCCTCCCCATAGACTGTGTAGTAACCTGTGGCATTGTGAGGACTGCTCACCCAGATCTATTAACATAGtgtcaaataaaacagaatattatAGACATAATAAAAGTTGATGTTATGGTATGGCAGATCAGTTGTATTGGATTACATTAGATTTTGCAGGTGATGAAATTAAATGGCCAGTGAGTCTATATATTACAGTAAAGAGAATTAATGTATTGAGTGGTCTTCATTACAGATGACCtcaactgttgtttctgttcatcAAGATTTAATGGCAgtgactggttttaatgttaatcTCCTACCTTAACTACGAAAACTGTATTTCTCATTTAAATGAAAGACAACAGGTCACTGCAGAAAGCTGACCATAACCTGATTACTCAAGTCCATATAAATACAACAACTGTAGGTGAAACAAGTTTACGTCATGACTTACCTCTCCTAGATGAGAGTCTCCCAAGGGTCCTTTAGTCTCTGTATTTGCAATGATCACTTTCACTCCTGGAAGGATCTACAGCAGCAGGCAACCATTTGTCAGATTTACAGAAGAGATAAGCAATCCTTTTGCAGCATTAAGTCACAGTTGTTGATGGTATTTTAAGAGCATGTTTACATGACGCCGTACCTTGCCAGACTCCATCAGTGGCAAACTGTGTGGTGACCCTCTCTCAACAAGGCGAACCCTGAGGAAGATGCAAATAAAAGGATATCATATCTTCACTTtcattacatatttttaaaaaaaaagagtggacAAAGCTTTTTAGTTGATGTAAACGTCTAAATTCATAAGAAAATTTAAAGGAAGATAATCAAAATGGAGATGAACAACAATGGCAACAATTACTTCATAGGCTAGGAAATGATCTACTAGCATTATAACTGCACGATGTGTTAGACTGTCTGCACATGTCAACTTCTTATGTCAAAGAAAACTCAAATGGTGATAATGCTGCAATGGGGTCTTCGCCCACCTATCGTGTCGTAGAGCTCTCATGTCCACATAAACAGTGGTGGGGTCTGGTCCAGCTGTACCCTGGAGAAAACCAAACATGATACGAGTCAATTATGTAACTCATACTACCCTGACATTAATAAATGCTGTATGTTGCCTGAGTGGAGGGGGGGTGGAAGCTGCTTATGATACAGCTGTTGACAAAGCAGGGGGCAGCCAGAAGCCAACCAGCCAGGCTACAATAGTTAGGGATTTGGCAAAACTCAACCATGTAGCCACAGACACTGTGAGTACCTGCAGGGTTAAATTCACCTGCTCTACTGCTCccagtttgttttcatacaaGTGTGAGAAATGTGGGAAAAACTACAGTGCCACTTATTACAAGAAATTATAAAAGAACCATAGTTTATTTCCTTCAAATGTTTATCTTATGtaacaaaaaaggcaaacaaatgtcagaaaacttCTAACTCAGCatcatttgttttgattaaatgtCCATAACTCTGCCACGCAGCTGAATGCTAATTGAACCATTTCTCATGTGCTAATTCTGGTTGACTGATATTGATTCTTTCTGCTTTGGGAATTGTCATCATTACTGCTATAAGCCTTGGTCACAACACATTATATTTTCCATCGCTCCTCTGCCAGTGGATAGCCAGAGCACAAGATAGCAATGAGTCGCTGTATGGTCGTCTGTGAGGTCAAAGCCAAACACAGAGCGGCCTGATTGATGAGCCGGGGGCGGTACATCAAGCCAAGCAGAGGTTTCAGcaacagagctttttttttggaaaacatAAACGAGACTCAATCCAGAGATTAGTCTTTGCCATAAAACCAAAGCCAACAGTCTGATTAGCCTAGATATACGTGCATCAATCACTTCTGTTGACACACACATGTTGACAAaactagtagtagtagtatttgtTAATGAGGAGTTTGATtcttaagtgaaaaaaaattaacaatttgaaggaagaaaaagtaaaagtaaagtaactGAAAAACTATTGGTGTAAGGAGAGAGGGTAATCGTGAGAATATTCAATTCATAAATACCTGAATAATTAATTATTCTGTCAGATATAACTAACACAAAAACTGGGCGTGCTAAATTGTTGGAAATGAAGATTAGAATATTGGGATtgtcaaaaaaaacatgaaatggcACTCTTCAATTAAATCTTCccaaaataaatgcatcacagcACTGTTCATGCTGCTAGCTCATGGTATAATGTATTGTAATAGCATGAAGCCGAAGCTtgtcagagaaaaagaaaaccaagaaaaaaaaaagtcgcTGAATTAAGGTTAAGCATGTTCAAATATCATGCAagataaacaacaaacacacacataaacacccagacgcagacacacacgcacacacagacccaGCGGCAGCCCAATGAGCAAAACAGCCACTCACATCCCACAGTACCTGCTCAGCCAGTTTCCCTAACCTGTTGGGCTGACGGGACAGGGCAGgacagataaataaagataTATGCATTTATATATGtggacatgcacacatacacaacaaacactcacgcatacacacaaaaatcacCACGGATTggagaaacaaataaaacagaacactGAAGGGCCACAAGAGGAAAGTGCCACCGGGGAGCAGATCTGTGCATCATTCAAAAATCTTATATCTGTGGAACctcaaaaactgacaaaactaAAAGTCAATATCAATAGTAACATCAGATTGTATGTTAGTTgaataattaaaacagaaagcaaaatgaAACGTGACATTTCATACTTTATTCCTTTAACCTGAAAAAGAACCTTCCCATGTTTTCTCCCTTTACCTCAGATCAGTTGatgaatttcattttttatgtattttttactgGCTCATTACCAGGTGAACTGTGAACTTGCTTCTGTTATATTATTTGTATACACAATCCTGTGTTTCTCATAAATTTCATCATGGACTCTGgacctctccatcctcctcctcctcctcttcctcttcgtCCTTCAACAGCTGCTTACCTGCAAACAGATCGCTACATTCACCCTGCAGCCAAAGGTGGTGCTGACGGCGCGTGGTGAAAGCCCCAAGTCCTTGAAGATCTTTGAGAAGGACTGAGTAAGTGCTATGCGTGGCCTCTCCTCTGCTACCACCATGCATGTGCGCACACAAGACAGGTTCACATTTCGCAGCTGGAGATGGAGACAAGAAGAGTtgtataaacaaaaaataaaaacagtaataagAACAGTCATTTCTTTCTCAATTTGCAACGATGATCGTGGGAGTTACATGTTAACTAGGAGCTGACTGAAGAAATTTAATGActtcattttcatattaataGGACTTTTTTATTGGACAGACTCTACTCATTAAACAACAGACATGATTTGTAAAAAAATCCCAATCTCAAGTGCTGCTCACAGATAGCGAGGAGTGAAGTGTTTTGTCTGGATAATCACAGGATTGTGGCAACAGAACCACAGGGAAAAGAAGCGagtgaagaaaaacacttaaattTTGTAAAAGAAATGGTCGCTGTTGGTTTCTTCCCCAGTGATGCAATTATTCAGCTAAGGAGACAAACTGACCCGCAGTGCTTCTGTCTGTGAACCCAGGCCCTTGGTGCACATCTCCATGACTGAATATGAGCAGAAGGTGACTCGCACTTTGTACTGGCTGACTGCAGCAAGCCAGAGAGATGCGTTGCTCTCCAGTTCCAGAGGGGGAACCAAGATCGACTGGTGGCCTGAGtacacactgaaacagaaacagatattCAGAGTAGGAACACAGAGCCACTAACGCAGGCTTTTTAACTCTTCAGATATTATTTTTGGTTTCACTCATTTGTTAAGAGTTGCTGGTTTACCTGCACAGGCACCAGAGAGCAAAGCCGAGGCCGCAGTAAGGGTCCAGACAGATGGCGATCTGCCGTGATGGGTAGAGTTCACACTGCAATTTGATGGAACGACACAAGGCACTGGTGGCAGCGTGAGACATCTAGAGGAGATGATGTGACAAACAGACATGAATTATGTATTAAAAGTTATCATTCCTGGAGTAAAATTCAACTTTAAAATAACACTTTGAACTTTTCTTGATCCATtgtttcacacatgcacacctcaGCAGTGTGTACAACAAACCAGTCTTTGGACAACCTCCAGCTGGAGACTAAATGTGCTGAGGTTTCCCCAGTCTAAACActatgttttgcattttgcctGTAATGATGGTAACtatatcatttttttcatgatccCTATCTCCTGAAAATGAAAGGTAAAATAATAAGATCGATTAACATTGTGCTATCAGGGATAAAGAAAGGAAGGTAACATTCCAGCATGATAGCTGTGTGTTCATCTATTGATCAGTGCATCTCCTTCAACATACTTTGACTCCCGCTAGGATGCCTGTTGTGGACACACTGAAGTCCAGGTAAGCTAACATCTCTGGGGTTGGGGGCTTGTACATCTGGGGACTCTTCTTCCTGGGGAGGTcatctggaaaacaaacagagggagaggagagttTTTAACTGCAGTCACACAAGTCAAAGATCACACCCTTTCTATACCTACACAAGAACATAAACTGAAGACCttggtgtgtttacatgtgtttacaGAATTTACCTGTGTCCATCACCATGGGCCAGCTTTTGatgtccacagcagcagcagcctctttgGATTTCAGCAGCTTCATTATTGCTTGGGTGGTCAGGATACACACCGACTTACTGACCTTTAACACACAGATACTGCAGTATTACTACATATGCAATATTACTTTAACTGTTTACACAATTTGCTGTTAGAAAGAAAAGCAACCCTCACAGAGCAGAGctttatataattatatatattttattgtatatatattCACCAGCTTTGATGATTGTATATTAACTGTGGAACAAGGAATTAAATGGGCTTTTCAATGCAGGTCAGCAGACTCTGTGTGTTACCTCAACAATCATCTTGACGGTGGGCAGGGTGGTGGCCAGGTTCTGGGGGTGTGGGGGTCTGACAGTGACTGGCACACAGCCAGCGTACAGGCAGCCATAGAAGGTGGCAATCAGGTCAATTCCTGCAGATAAATATTTATACTTAACAGGGATTCACATTTTACACCTTGTAGCTGATGACATTATTCAACAATGGagtaacagtaaaataaacaataagaCAACAATATTAAGAACTTAATCGTAAGCCTCTGATCTCTGTTGGTGTGTGATTATGATTAACCAACAACTGAAGGAAGGGACAGTGAAGACAGAACTGGACAAGGACAAAGCAGCAGCACTTCTTACCTGGCGGGTAGACAAGTGCTACATGGTCTCCAGTATTTAGGCGCCCCATCAAAGCTGCAGCCACTCGCTCTGCTCGCttgtgcagctgcagacaggaagCTGTGCTAGCCACTGTGCCCTGAAAAGCAAAAGATAAGACACAGCTATTTATCTAACAGATATAACAATATAAGTTCATGGATGGGCAGTCTTTATCATTTGTAGGTTTAATTAATCCACAATACCTTGATTTGTCAGGTATTAAATTAACTGTATTAGCAAAAAACATCACAACTACAAACTCTTTTCTCCCATTTGGTGATGTATTTAATTTGATCTGTATCACCTCTCTTGATTCAATTCATGGTAAAGAAATAGTGAACAAAAAACTACCTTAGCATTGAGAACAAGGAACAGAGAATGGTCGGGTGTAGCCTGAGCTCTCCACTGTAGCACATCCTGTATGTAAAGGAACTataggagagagacagaaacacaggttTAATTACAGAGGAATCAAGGTTACACACAGCAaagtcagacagactgagacaatGATGACTCATTAAAGAAATGGTGTAGAATTGATGGGGTATGGTGGCAAATTATATTGTTTGTAAATGAATGACAGATATGATGGGACACAGTATAtgtgaagctgaaaacagtAATGAGTGTAATGCATGATATATGAGGATTCTGATTTACACAAACCTGTGTTCATTCAGGTTTAGCTTTTGCCACAGCGGGAAATCAAACCCACATTGTCTCCATCAGCTTTATGTAGTTCAGATTCCCTACACTCAGGTGAATCCTTACCTGTGTCTGTAGTGTATATGTGGAGGTGATGAGTGGGTGAAATGAGGACAACTATCTACCTTACGTGCCTGGTCATTGTCCTCTAGTTGTGCCACGTCCCTCCCACAGGCTTGTGCTATCCTCTTGCCTGCCACCAAGTTGCCCACTATCATAGAAGCAGGACCGACTTCTGTCCAGCACAACCAAACCATCAATGTCATCATACATGTCAGCGTAGTTAGCAGCAttattacataaaaataaacacagcaatAAAAATGAGGAAATTTGTGCTATATTTGTTTGTAAACCTGATCCATGCTGGGACATATAATGGTCTACCTGGCTGTTTTTGTCTTGGCTTGGGCAGGTTGGTGACACAAGTGTGAGGGCACATAAGGACGTTGCAGGGGTGCAATGCTCCCTCCAGGAAGCGTTGTTTGGTCTCAGATATATGGATGCCACCCAGGGGAGCCTTTGGAAGTGTGTTGGCAGGCACCAGAGCCAGGCAGTACACCCCGACCTGGTGGATACTGTCTATGGCctggaaacagacacagaaacagaggagaactGGAGATCAGTAAAGCTGTcaagtaaaactgaaatcaatTTAATTTGACAAtatcaaaaaatgaataatgtgcAAATAACTGTGCTTTTTGCAGCCCAATTTTAGTTTCAGTAAGTACACTAGGGGATGTTTTCAACTGCaattattcttgtttttatatgtattaCTTCTATATGCTTATGTAGTttagaaataaatcaaatcaaggaaaaaaagattgactttttttttccagctctgaGTGGGACTGATTAACTACAAACCATGAATACTTTTATAATGAGTAAGGCTTGACTGATTTCATACCCtccagggttagggttaagtgTACCTGTAAATCAGGTGCTAAGTATACCTGATTTCCACttactaaaaataaaacatgcaaaaccacaGGTATAATCCTCTAAACTGATGTGACGATatgtgaaaaagacagagaggagtctGTACCTGAAGGACGCGGCTCATCCATTGGAAGCTGTCTTCCTCAGAGGCATCTGGCCTCTGTTCTGCCACAACAACAATCCTCTCATcatgcagcacagacacagaaaacactgctaTCCTGgaacacacaacataaaacaacactCTTACAGCCACACTCGACTCATCCAATCAAGCTGTTCAGTCACTGACATCCTTTATGCTGTCAGTAGAGAGTGTGACAGGATAGATAAGACTGAAATGTAGAGAAGAGCAGAGTTTAAAAATTCTTAATGTTCTCAGGCTCCTTCTTTTACCTCCCCCTGTACACAAACTTCATGGGCTCCACTGCCAGTGCTGTGGCAACTACGTCATCAGCGTTGTGTCTCCGCCCACTGACCACCATCAGTCCATCCATCTTCCCCACAACAAACACGAGGCTGTCCTGGTGGGAAACACAAAGATAGATTGGGTTAGATGGGCACATTTATTTACCCAATCCAAAGCACAGTGTGCATCCATACCATGCACAGCTTAACATGTGAGGTAATGGTATGTTGGAAATTGAAGGATTatgaagatgcagcagttgtatttttttaagcTTGTGCTGCCAAAAGTACAAATATCACAACTAGAAAGCTGGGGAGATTTACAGGTTTAAAATGTGCTATTTTAGAGCCACAAGACAGACATTTAAGTAAAGGATTGTTAAAAGGCTGCATAGTAATGGGGTGAAACTTACTGGTCCCACAAAACCAAGCAGTGAGGTCCTGGTGAAGGGTCTGTCACTGATGGGAACCCCCGACGATGTTACTGGGATGGTCTGAAACAGGAAATACCCATGCATGGATGAAGTAcggaaaaaaaagtatttagaGAGATCAACATACATCCTCTGTCGTATCTGAACagttacagaaataaaacactcacCTCAAAGATGTTCTTGGTCATGCCTGGGAGGCCATAGTAAGCTACACCAGTGCTACCTGAGCTCATGCAGATTTCTCCAACCTCGTCTGTCTGACAGAGATAAGGTGTCCCCTCCACCCGCACCACACAAAccagagctggagagacagagacgggAGAATTCAACATCAGAACAATGATATATTATTTAACATACTAAACTTATCCTGTAGTACTTTATAAGTTCTAATTCATATCTTACCATAATGTATGGTTTAATTAAAGTTTCACCAAACGAAGTGCTGGGTTTAAAATAGTATAACAGAAGAAGCCCTTGAGTACTAGATGTGCTATCATAAACAGCATTATGCAGTAAACAGAGTAAGAGAAGAGAGCTGAAGCATTATTTCTAAACATTTTAACATAGTACCTGCCTTCACATAACACATAGGGGGACTGTGGATTTAACAGTAATGGGAAACTGGAATTTGGTTTGTCTTTTGAGGCAGATCCTACAAAATCTGATCAGatcttccatttttttctgtgctgtaaaGATACTGTTTTTCACCATTTATCTTTATCATTAGCTTTTTAGTCATTAAAGGCAACAAAATGTTAATAAGCAGCACAGTGCACTGTACCTCCAGGCATGACCTGTCCCACATCCTGCACTGTGAGGACGGAGAGTTTCTCCTCCGTGTCCACACGGATCACACTGTGGCTCAGCCCACCCATAGACAGCACCGCCTTCCCTGGAGGGGGAACACCCATTTCTGGAGGTCTGCAGGACAAACACATTATTACATACACAT
This genomic window from Lates calcarifer isolate ASB-BC8 linkage group LG1, TLL_Latcal_v3, whole genome shotgun sequence contains:
- the dip2a gene encoding disco-interacting protein 2 homolog A isoform X6; translation: MAERTSAGLLTMMLEPTPAVAMTLPAEVREKLAELELELSEGDITQKGYEKKRGKLLAPYIPQIQGVDPSLQIDNRIQASSQAVLPGSKHNKSRAANTRDERFRSDLHTEAVQAALAKYKERKMPMPSKRRSVLVQSSVEACTPPDTSSASEDEGSLRRQGRLATSTPYQGHGHPAVEHWFNRVIQGSSTSSSASSTSSHPGGRSVTTTNTTAHAALNANAAATALADLMAHTQLDNHSAPPDVTGLSERSSLHAERPQVASVRGVSRGYNHHTSVMETADGCEWRGEGSLSLMDGVPVNSRVSSKIQQLLNTLKRPKRPPLREFFVDDFEELLDVQQPDPNQPKPEGQQMSPLEGEPLGVVTNWPPSLPAALQRWGTTQPKSPCLTALDNAGKPVYTLTYGKLWTRSQKLAYTLLNKLSTRNEPLLMPGDRVALVFPNNDPVMFMVAFYGCLLAELVPVPIEVPLTRKDAGSQQIGFLLGSCGVTLALTTDACQKGLPKAQTGEVATFKGWPRLLWFVTDGKHVVKPPKDWHPPIREASNDIAYIEYKTSKEGSTMGITVSHSAMLAHCHALTQACGYTEAETITNVLDFKREAGLWHGVLTSVMNRMHVISIPYSLMKVNPLSWIQKVHTYKARVAVVKSRDMHWSLLAQRDQRDISLSSLRMLIVADGANPWSISSCDAFLNVFQARGLRPEVICPCASSSEAMTVAIRRPPEMGVPPPGKAVLSMGGLSHSVIRVDTEEKLSVLTVQDVGQVMPGALVCVVRVEGTPYLCQTDEVGEICMSSGSTGVAYYGLPGMTKNIFETIPVTSSGVPISDRPFTRTSLLGFVGPDSLVFVVGKMDGLMVVSGRRHNADDVVATALAVEPMKFVYRGRIAVFSVSVLHDERIVVVAEQRPDASEEDSFQWMSRVLQAIDSIHQVGVYCLALVPANTLPKAPLGGIHISETKQRFLEGALHPCNVLMCPHTCVTNLPKPRQKQPEVGPASMIVGNLVAGKRIAQACGRDVAQLEDNDQFLYIQDVLQWRAQATPDHSLFLVLNAKGTVASTASCLQLHKRAERVAAALMGRLNTGDHVALVYPPGIDLIATFYGCLYAGCVPVTVRPPHPQNLATTLPTVKMIVEVSKSVCILTTQAIMKLLKSKEAAAAVDIKSWPMVMDTDDLPRKKSPQMYKPPTPEMLAYLDFSVSTTGILAGVKMSHAATSALCRSIKLQCELYPSRQIAICLDPYCGLGFALWCLCSVYSGHQSILVPPLELESNASLWLAAVSQYKVRVTFCSYSVMEMCTKGLGSQTEALRLRNVNLSCVRTCMVVAEERPRIALTQSFSKIFKDLGLSPRAVSTTFGCRVNVAICLQGTAGPDPTTVYVDMRALRHDRVRLVERGSPHSLPLMESGKILPGVKVIIANTETKGPLGDSHLGEIWVSSPHNATGYYTVYGEEALHADHFNTKLSFGDTQTVWARTGYLGFLRRTELTDASGERHDALYVVGSLDETLELRGMRYHPIDIETSVIRSHKSIAECAVFTWTNLLVVVVELEGSEQEALDLVALVTNVVLEEHYLIVGVVVVVDPGVIPINSRGEKQRMHLRDGFLADQLDPIYVAYNM
- the dip2a gene encoding disco-interacting protein 2 homolog A isoform X13 translates to MAERTSAGLLTMMLEPTPAVAMTLPAEVREKLAELELELSEGDITQKGYEKKRGKLLAPYIPQIQDTSSASEDEGSLRRQGRLATSTPYQGHGHPAVEHWFNRVIQGSSTSSSASSTSSHPGGRSVTTTNTTAHAALNANAAATALADLMAHTQLDNHSAPPDVTGLSERSSLHAERPQVASVRGVSRGYNHHTSVMETADGCEWRGEGSLSLMDGVPVNSRVSSKIQQLLNTLKRPKRPPLREFFVDDFEELLDVQQPDPNQPKPEGQQMSPLEGEPLGVVTNWPPSLPAALQRWGTTQPKSPCLTALDNAGKPVYTLTYGKLWTRSQKLAYTLLNKLSTRNEPLLMPGDRVALVFPNNDPVMFMVAFYGCLLAELVPVPIEVPLTRKDAGSQQIGFLLGSCGVTLALTTDACQKGLPKAQTGEVATFKGWPRLLWFVTDGKHVVKPPKDWHPPIREASNDIAYIEYKTSKEGSTMGITVSHSAMLAHCHALTQACGYTEAETITNVLDFKREAGLWHGVLTSVMNRMHVISIPYSLMKVNPLSWIQKVHTYKARVAVVKSRDMHWSLLAQRDQRDISLSSLRMLIVADGANPWSISSCDAFLNVFQARGLRPEVICPCASSSEAMTVAIRRPPEMGVPPPGKAVLSMGGLSHSVIRVDTEEKLSVLTVQDVGQVMPGALVCVVRVEGTPYLCQTDEVGEICMSSGSTGVAYYGLPGMTKNIFETIPVTSSGVPISDRPFTRTSLLGFVGPDSLVFVVGKMDGLMVVSGRRHNADDVVATALAVEPMKFVYRGRIAVFSVSVLHDERIVVVAEQRPDASEEDSFQWMSRVLQAIDSIHQVGVYCLALVPANTLPKAPLGGIHISETKQRFLEGALHPCNVLMCPHTCVTNLPKPRQKQPEVGPASMIVGNLVAGKRIAQACGRDVAQLEDNDQARKFLYIQDVLQWRAQATPDHSLFLVLNAKGTVASTASCLQLHKRAERVAAALMGRLNTGDHVALVYPPGIDLIATFYGCLYAGCVPVTVRPPHPQNLATTLPTVKMIVEVSKSVCILTTQAIMKLLKSKEAAAAVDIKSWPMVMDTDDLPRKKSPQMYKPPTPEMLAYLDFSVSTTGILAGVKMSHAATSALCRSIKLQCELYPSRQIAICLDPYCGLGFALWCLCSVYSGHQSILVPPLELESNASLWLAAVSQYKVRVTFCSYSVMEMCTKGLGSQTEALRLRNVNLSCVRTCMVVAEERPRIALTQSFSKIFKDLGLSPRAVSTTFGCRVNVAICLQPNRLGKLAEQGTAGPDPTTVYVDMRALRHDRVRLVERGSPHSLPLMESGKILPGVKVIIANTETKGPLGDSHLGEIWVSSPHNATGYYTVYGEEALHADHFNTKLSFGDTQTVWARTGYLGFLRRTELTDASGERHDALYVVGSLDETLELRGMRYHPIDIETSVIRSHKSIAECAVFTWTNLLVVVVELEGSEQEALDLVALVTNVVLEEHYLIVGVVVVVDPGVIPINSRGEKQRMHLRDGFLADQLDPIYVAYNM
- the dip2a gene encoding disco-interacting protein 2 homolog A isoform X2; its protein translation is MAERTSAGLLTMMLEPTPAVAMTLPAEVREKLAELELELSEGDITQKGYEKKRGKLLAPYIPQIQGVDPSLQIDNRIQASSQAVLPGSKHNKSRAANTRDERFRSDLHTEAVQAALAKYKERKMPMPSKRRSVLVQSSVEACTPPDTSSASEDEGSLRRQGRLATSTPYQGHGHPAVEHWFNRVIQGSSTSSSASSTSSHPGGRSVTTTNTTAHAALNANAAATALADLMAHTQLDNHSAPPDVTGLSERSSLHAERPQVASVRGVSRGYNHHTSVMETADGCEWRGEGSLSLMDGVPVNSRVSSKIQQLLNTLKRPKRPPLREFFVDDFEELLDVQQPDPNQPKPEGQQMSPLEGEPLGVVTNWPPSLPAALQRWGTTQPKSPCLTALDNAGKPVYTLTYGKLWTRSQKLAYTLLNKLSTRNEPLLMPGDRVALVFPNNDPVMFMVAFYGCLLAELVPVPIEVPLTRKDAGSQQIGFLLGSCGVTLALTTDACQKGLPKAQTGEVATFKGWPRLLWFVTDGKHVVKPPKDWHPPIREASNDIAYIEYKTSKEGSTMGITVSHSAMLAHCHALTQACGYTEAETITNVLDFKREAGLWHGVLTSVMNRMHVISIPYSLMKVNPLSWIQKVHTYKARVAVVKSRDMHWSLLAQRDQRDISLSSLRMLIVADGANPWSISSCDAFLNVFQARGLRPEVICPCASSSEAMTVAIRRPPEMGVPPPGKAVLSMGGLSHSVIRVDTEEKLSVLTVQDVGQVMPGALVCVVRVEGTPYLCQTDEVGEICMSSGSTGVAYYGLPGMTKNIFETIPVTSSGVPISDRPFTRTSLLGFVGPDSLVFVVGKMDGLMVVSGRRHNADDVVATALAVEPMKFVYRGRIAVFSVSVLHDERIVVVAEQRPDASEEDSFQWMSRVLQAIDSIHQVGVYCLALVPANTLPKAPLGGIHISETKQRFLEGALHPCNVLMCPHTCVTNLPKPRQKQPVGPASMIVGNLVAGKRIAQACGRDVAQLEDNDQARKFLYIQDVLQWRAQATPDHSLFLVLNAKGTVASTASCLQLHKRAERVAAALMGRLNTGDHVALVYPPGIDLIATFYGCLYAGCVPVTVRPPHPQNLATTLPTVKMIVEVSKSVCILTTQAIMKLLKSKEAAAAVDIKSWPMVMDTDDLPRKKSPQMYKPPTPEMLAYLDFSVSTTGILAGVKMSHAATSALCRSIKLQCELYPSRQIAICLDPYCGLGFALWCLCSVYSGHQSILVPPLELESNASLWLAAVSQYKVRVTFCSYSVMEMCTKGLGSQTEALRLRNVNLSCVRTCMVVAEERPRIALTQSFSKIFKDLGLSPRAVSTTFGCRVNVAICLQPNRLGKLAEQGTAGPDPTTVYVDMRALRHDRVRLVERGSPHSLPLMESGKILPGVKVIIANTETKGPLGDSHLGEIWVSSPHNATGYYTVYGEEALHADHFNTKLSFGDTQTVWARTGYLGFLRRTELTDASGERHDALYVVGSLDETLELRGMRYHPIDIETSVIRSHKSIAECAVFTWTNLLVVVVELEGSEQEALDLVALVTNVVLEEHYLIVGVVVVVDPGVIPINSRGEKQRMHLRDGFLADQLDPIYVAYNM